Proteins found in one Chloroflexota bacterium genomic segment:
- a CDS encoding alpha/beta fold hydrolase, whose protein sequence is MKQVYFKHPNKHGPLLEGVLHLPEAAGPSSGAVICHPHPQYGGNMDVPLVVALARGLARAGWAALRFNFRGVGQSQGAYDEGRGEVDDVEAAVAYLRAQEGLSDAPVALVGYSFGAWVALEAAHRTAPSAVAAVALPLWRMPEGWLVDLAAPKLFVAGDRDTVCPVGELKAWAGGLPGIKEIAVLTRADHYLAGREGQVADEVVRFLKAHAAPGRGEAR, encoded by the coding sequence ATGAAGCAGGTCTATTTCAAGCACCCGAACAAGCACGGCCCGCTGCTGGAGGGCGTGTTGCATCTGCCCGAGGCCGCGGGGCCGTCCTCCGGCGCGGTCATCTGCCACCCGCACCCGCAGTACGGCGGGAACATGGATGTGCCGCTGGTTGTGGCGCTGGCGCGAGGGCTGGCGCGGGCGGGCTGGGCGGCGCTTCGCTTCAACTTCCGGGGAGTCGGCCAGAGCCAGGGGGCCTACGACGAGGGGCGGGGCGAAGTGGACGACGTGGAGGCGGCCGTGGCCTACCTGCGCGCGCAGGAGGGCTTGAGCGACGCGCCCGTTGCGCTGGTGGGGTACTCGTTCGGCGCGTGGGTTGCGCTGGAGGCGGCGCATCGCACAGCGCCCAGCGCCGTCGCGGCGGTGGCGCTGCCCTTGTGGCGCATGCCCGAGGGCTGGCTTGTAGACCTGGCCGCGCCCAAACTGTTCGTCGCAGGCGACCGCGACACCGTGTGCCCGGTGGGCGAACTCAAGGCGTGGGCAGGCGGGCTGCCCGGTATCAAAGAGATCGCGGTGCTGACCCGCGCCGACCACTACCTGGCCGGCAGGGAGGGCCAAGTTGCGGACGAAGTGGTGCGCTTTCTGAAAGCCCACGCCGCGCCCGGACGGGGGGAGGCCCGATGA
- a CDS encoding HAD family hydrolase has translation MIRAILFDLDATLLDNDMRTFLPPYFQALCSRLGERIPPDRLTRQIMESTQRMIQNTDPTRTNEDVFTADFFPKIGHSPEELWPIFSDFYEMDFPALRKYTRPRPEAREVVQECFDRGYDVVIATSPVFPLRAVQHRLEWAGVADFPYALITTYENMHSCKPQPRYYLEIAEKIGRAPSECIMVGNDPEADIAPAARAGMRTFYVVYEEAEPHAVAADYRGTLTDFLSLLRSWPLPKEPAP, from the coding sequence ATGATCCGCGCCATTCTGTTTGACCTGGACGCCACGCTGCTGGACAACGACATGCGCACGTTCCTCCCGCCGTATTTTCAGGCGCTGTGCTCCCGCCTGGGCGAGCGGATTCCGCCCGACAGGCTCACGCGGCAGATTATGGAGTCCACCCAGCGGATGATTCAGAACACCGACCCTACCCGAACCAACGAGGACGTGTTCACGGCGGACTTCTTCCCCAAGATCGGCCACAGCCCCGAAGAGTTATGGCCCATCTTTTCGGATTTCTACGAGATGGACTTCCCGGCCCTGCGCAAGTACACGCGGCCGCGGCCCGAGGCGCGCGAGGTGGTGCAGGAATGCTTTGACCGCGGGTACGACGTGGTGATCGCCACAAGCCCGGTGTTCCCGCTGCGGGCGGTGCAGCATCGTCTGGAGTGGGCGGGCGTCGCCGATTTCCCCTATGCCCTCATCACCACCTACGAGAACATGCACAGTTGCAAGCCGCAACCGCGCTACTACCTGGAGATCGCCGAGAAGATCGGCCGCGCGCCGTCGGAATGCATCATGGTGGGCAACGACCCGGAGGCCGACATCGCGCCCGCCGCTCGGGCCGGCATGCGCACGTTCTACGTGGTGTACGAGGAGGCCGAACCTCATGCGGTGGCCGCCGACTACCGGGGAACGCTGACGGATTTCCTGAGCCTGCTCCGCTCCTGGCCATTGCCGAAGGAGCCCGCGCCCTAG
- a CDS encoding two pore domain potassium channel family protein, with translation MIPFRLRIYLAIFVGVLLLGTVGFALTERLSLLDALYFTIVTVGTVGYGDIHPATPAGKALAIAVILMGVGTFLGVLANFAEALLQERERRARLEKLNVVIGAFFSEMGTRLLRTFASADPGLGGLRDACRVDTTWGDEDFAALRARLESHPYAIAIGQVDLRWLQAYLIGKRGFLLGLLENPMLSEHESFTALLWAVFHLADELSYREDVSALPPSDLAHLAGDMERAYALLGVRWLAYMEHLKGAYPYLFSLAVRMNPFIPNPSPIVQP, from the coding sequence ATGATCCCATTCCGCCTCCGCATCTACCTTGCGATCTTCGTCGGCGTCCTCCTGCTGGGAACCGTCGGATTCGCCCTGACGGAACGCCTCTCGCTGCTGGATGCATTGTACTTCACCATCGTTACCGTCGGCACGGTAGGCTACGGCGATATCCATCCGGCCACGCCCGCGGGCAAGGCGCTGGCCATCGCCGTCATCCTCATGGGCGTCGGCACGTTCCTGGGCGTCCTCGCCAACTTCGCCGAGGCCCTCTTGCAGGAGCGCGAAAGGCGCGCGCGCTTGGAGAAACTGAACGTCGTCATCGGCGCGTTTTTCAGCGAGATGGGAACGCGGCTCCTGCGGACGTTCGCCAGCGCCGACCCCGGGCTGGGCGGCCTCCGCGACGCCTGCAGGGTGGACACGACGTGGGGCGACGAGGACTTCGCGGCGCTTCGCGCGCGGCTGGAGTCGCACCCCTACGCCATCGCCATTGGCCAGGTGGACCTGCGCTGGCTTCAAGCGTACCTCATCGGCAAGCGGGGCTTCCTGCTCGGCCTGCTGGAGAACCCCATGCTGTCGGAGCACGAATCCTTCACGGCGCTGTTGTGGGCCGTGTTCCACTTGGCCGACGAACTCTCCTACCGAGAAGATGTGTCGGCGTTGCCGCCGTCGGACCTGGCGCACCTGGCTGGCGACATGGAGCGGGCCTACGCGCTGCTGGGCGTCCGATGGCTGGCCTACATGGAGCATCTCAAGGGAGCCTATCCCTACCTGTTTTCGCTGGCCGTGCGCATGAACCCGTTTATCCCGAACCCGTCGCCCATCGTGCAGCCCTAG
- a CDS encoding MOSC domain-containing protein, with translation MNTLLSGRVAGVYLGLDSESLITTPADEAQVTFEGFAGDRHAGLTRPSDGRTPHYPRGTEIRNTRQVSIVSAEELAEIARDMALESVRPEWLGANLLLAGIPRLTRLPPGVRLFFSGGAVLAVEGENLPCLAPGRVIQALHPHISGLAPRFVKAARGRRGLVAWVEKPGRIRIGDDVRLLQPPGGEHDSWRRFQPDST, from the coding sequence ATGAACACGCTTTTGTCGGGACGCGTAGCCGGCGTCTATCTGGGATTGGATTCCGAATCCCTCATTACCACACCCGCAGATGAGGCGCAGGTTACGTTTGAGGGATTCGCCGGAGACAGGCACGCCGGCCTCACCCGCCCCTCCGACGGGCGCACGCCCCATTACCCTCGCGGCACCGAGATTCGCAACACCCGCCAGGTCTCCATCGTCTCGGCGGAGGAACTCGCCGAGATTGCGCGGGACATGGCGCTGGAATCCGTCCGGCCCGAGTGGCTCGGCGCGAACCTGCTCCTGGCAGGCATCCCGCGTCTTACCCGCCTGCCGCCGGGCGTTCGCCTGTTCTTCTCCGGCGGCGCAGTCCTGGCCGTGGAGGGCGAAAACCTCCCATGCCTCGCGCCGGGCCGCGTGATCCAGGCGCTGCACCCCCACATCTCCGGCCTTGCGCCGCGATTCGTGAAGGCCGCGCGGGGGCGGCGTGGCCTGGTCGCATGGGTAGAGAAGCCCGGCCGCATCCGCATCGGCGACGACGTGCGCCTGTTGCAGCCCCCAGGAGGGGAACATGACTCCTGGCGGCGCTTCCAACCCGATTCCACATGA
- a CDS encoding HAMP domain-containing protein, with translation MKALNSLWARLTLIFTVVILIVVGAIAIWMNRATAAEFRQYITRSEVTAYGMESLAAYYRTHGGWEGVEELLNKGVVVTGSRWGMMRRPGMPEVRLSVVLADANGRIVFDGVGQRVGKRLRANELREAIPITEAGGDEVLGYVLIALPGAPQLGSSEQRFLTRTRGILISVAALAVVLGLVISAILSRSLTAPLQRLAAAARAVAQGDIGKRVSVEGTSEVAEVAQAFNEMTTALEKAEKLRQNLVSDVAHELRTPLSVLQGNLRAILDDVYPLDKAEIARLYDETRILARLVDDLQELAQAEAGALRFNIVPTDVASVLRSAVARFEPAAEGKSIRLTCEIPEALPEAMADPDRVSQILNNLISNALRHTPEGGQIALSAAAKEGFVEISVADTGEGIAPEDLPHVFDRFWRADRSRSRAGGGAGLGLAIVRALVEAQDGRVHAASEGPGKGSVFSFTLPTR, from the coding sequence ATGAAGGCATTGAACTCGCTTTGGGCGCGACTCACCCTGATATTCACCGTTGTCATTCTCATCGTCGTGGGCGCTATCGCCATCTGGATGAACCGCGCCACGGCCGCCGAGTTCCGCCAGTACATCACCCGCAGTGAGGTTACAGCCTACGGCATGGAGAGCCTTGCCGCCTACTACCGGACGCACGGCGGATGGGAAGGCGTGGAGGAACTGCTAAACAAAGGCGTCGTCGTTACCGGCTCCCGCTGGGGGATGATGCGGCGGCCGGGAATGCCCGAAGTGCGGCTGAGCGTCGTCCTCGCCGACGCCAACGGCAGAATCGTCTTTGACGGCGTGGGGCAGCGGGTCGGCAAGCGGCTGAGAGCGAATGAACTCAGGGAAGCCATCCCCATCACGGAGGCAGGCGGCGATGAGGTGCTCGGCTACGTGCTCATCGCCCTCCCTGGCGCGCCGCAGTTGGGGTCTTCGGAACAACGCTTCCTCACCCGCACGCGGGGCATCCTCATCTCGGTCGCCGCGTTGGCGGTGGTGCTCGGGTTGGTCATCAGCGCCATCTTGAGCCGAAGCCTCACCGCACCCCTCCAGCGCCTGGCCGCCGCGGCCCGCGCCGTCGCGCAGGGCGACATCGGGAAACGGGTCTCCGTAGAGGGAACCAGCGAGGTGGCCGAGGTGGCGCAGGCCTTCAACGAGATGACCACCGCGCTGGAGAAGGCCGAAAAACTCCGCCAGAACCTGGTGTCCGACGTGGCGCACGAACTCCGCACGCCGCTCAGCGTCCTGCAGGGCAACCTGCGCGCCATCCTGGACGACGTGTATCCGCTGGACAAAGCCGAGATCGCCCGCCTCTACGACGAGACGCGCATCCTGGCGCGCCTGGTGGATGACCTGCAGGAACTGGCGCAGGCCGAAGCGGGGGCGCTGCGCTTCAACATCGTCCCCACGGATGTGGCGAGCGTACTGCGCTCGGCCGTGGCGCGCTTTGAGCCTGCCGCCGAGGGGAAGTCCATCCGCCTGACCTGCGAGATTCCCGAGGCGCTCCCCGAGGCCATGGCCGACCCCGACCGCGTGAGCCAAATCCTGAACAACCTCATCTCCAACGCGCTCCGCCACACCCCCGAAGGAGGTCAGATTGCGCTATCGGCCGCCGCGAAAGAGGGGTTCGTGGAAATCTCCGTTGCCGACACCGGCGAGGGCATCGCGCCCGAAGACCTCCCCCATGTCTTTGACCGCTTCTGGCGCGCGGACCGTTCCCGCAGCCGCGCGGGGGGCGGCGCTGGCCTGGGGCTTGCCATCGTGCGCGCCCTGGTGGAGGCCCAGGACGGGCGCGTCCACGCGGCCAGCGAAGGCCCCGGCAAAGGCAGCGTCTTCAGTTTCACCTTGCCGACCCGCTGA
- a CDS encoding response regulator transcription factor → MSQVRRRARGVAETDLASRPRGQAGSREKPESQDKEAVSTHAQRILVVDDDKGIVRLLRTYLEQAGFQVMVAYDGETALHAIRRERPDLVLLDLMLPDRDGWEITRIVRGDPTVAQTPIVMLTARVDDTDKIVGLNLGADDYLTKPFNPQVVVAHVRAVLRRAATGPAAPRVLRCRDLTMDLDRYEVSVGDRRVELTATEFEFLRALMERPSHVFTRSELIDSALGYEYDGAERTVDSHIKNLRRKIEPDPQHPTYIETVYGVGYRLRGEA, encoded by the coding sequence ATGTCGCAGGTACGCCGCCGAGCGCGTGGGGTCGCCGAGACTGACCTTGCGTCGCGCCCGCGCGGCCAGGCTGGTTCACGAGAGAAGCCAGAATCGCAGGACAAAGAGGCCGTGAGCACACACGCACAGCGAATCCTCGTAGTGGATGACGACAAGGGAATTGTCCGTCTGCTGCGGACCTACCTGGAACAGGCGGGGTTTCAGGTCATGGTTGCCTACGACGGGGAGACCGCTCTCCACGCCATCCGTCGCGAGCGCCCCGACCTGGTGCTGCTGGACCTGATGCTGCCCGACCGCGACGGGTGGGAGATCACCCGCATCGTGCGCGGCGACCCAACCGTGGCCCAGACCCCCATCGTCATGCTGACGGCCCGCGTGGACGACACGGACAAGATCGTGGGGCTGAATTTGGGCGCCGACGACTACCTGACCAAACCGTTCAACCCCCAGGTCGTCGTGGCCCATGTCCGCGCCGTCCTGCGCAGGGCCGCCACGGGGCCTGCTGCGCCTCGCGTCCTGCGTTGCCGCGACCTGACCATGGACCTGGATCGCTACGAGGTGTCGGTGGGCGACCGCCGCGTGGAACTCACCGCCACCGAGTTTGAATTCCTCCGCGCGCTGATGGAGCGGCCTTCGCACGTCTTCACCCGCAGCGAATTGATTGACAGCGCCCTGGGCTACGAATACGATGGCGCAGAGCGCACGGTGGACAGCCACATCAAGAACCTGCGTCGCAAGATAGAACCCGACCCGCAACACCCGACGTACATTGAAACGGTTTACGGCGTCGGGTATCGCCTCCGAGGGGAAGCATGA
- the pgeF gene encoding peptidoglycan editing factor PgeF, whose translation MIPIRKNGLLYYQFETLAGQRGIDHAIFTRLGGHSAPPFASLNVGATVGDDPAAVLKNRGLVFAEMGVAPDEVVTCYQVHSAAVAPVGLRHGSQVIPATDGLMTAEPVALFLRFADCVPIVLYDPVRHVAALVHAGWRGTAARIAAAGVARMAQEYGSRPDDLLACIGPSIGPCCYRVGDDFVQAMTALWPEARAYIATRDGALHADLWEMNRRQLLDAGVANVEVAHMCTACRHDEFFSHRADGGRTGRFAALVRLR comes from the coding sequence ATGATACCCATCCGCAAGAATGGACTGCTCTACTACCAATTTGAGACGCTGGCGGGACAGCGCGGGATTGACCATGCCATCTTCACGCGCCTGGGCGGCCACAGCGCGCCGCCCTTCGCGTCCCTGAACGTGGGCGCAACCGTGGGCGATGACCCCGCCGCCGTCCTGAAGAATCGCGGCCTCGTTTTCGCCGAGATGGGCGTCGCGCCCGACGAGGTGGTTACCTGCTACCAGGTGCACAGCGCCGCCGTCGCCCCCGTGGGCCTTCGGCACGGCAGCCAGGTCATCCCAGCCACCGATGGCCTGATGACTGCCGAGCCCGTGGCGCTGTTCCTGCGCTTCGCCGACTGCGTGCCCATCGTCCTGTACGACCCCGTGCGGCATGTGGCGGCGCTCGTCCACGCGGGCTGGCGCGGGACAGCGGCGCGAATCGCCGCCGCGGGGGTGGCGCGCATGGCGCAGGAGTACGGCTCGCGCCCCGATGACCTCCTCGCCTGCATCGGCCCATCCATCGGCCCGTGCTGCTACCGCGTCGGCGACGATTTCGTGCAGGCCATGACCGCCCTGTGGCCCGAAGCCCGCGCCTACATCGCAACGCGCGACGGCGCGCTCCATGCGGATCTCTGGGAGATGAACCGTCGCCAACTCCTGGATGCGGGCGTCGCCAACGTGGAGGTTGCGCACATGTGCACGGCTTGCCGCCACGACGAGTTTTTCTCTCACCGCGCCGACGGCGGGCGCACGGGGCGTTTCGCCGCGCTGGTGCGCCTGCGGTAG
- a CDS encoding YggS family pyridoxal phosphate-dependent enzyme has product MTETLRSLERNLRVVHERIAEAAARAGRRADAITLVAVTKTVAAETVAAAWELGVRHFGENRVEEAEAKIPAVNTLLGVAGQRPTWHMVGHIQSRKARDVVRLFDFVHSVDSAKLVAELDKRAAAAGRVLPCLLEINTSGEASKYGVAGDRGPSDADQAAAVLAVAEALARAAHLQARGLMTLGPLAAPESHVRRCFQTLGHWREFLAERVPQAQWEHLSMGMSDDFAIAVEEGATIVRIGRAIFQSSS; this is encoded by the coding sequence ATGACGGAGACGCTGCGGAGTCTGGAACGCAACCTGCGGGTCGTCCACGAGCGCATCGCCGAGGCGGCCGCGCGTGCGGGTCGCCGCGCCGATGCCATCACCCTTGTCGCCGTTACCAAGACCGTGGCGGCGGAGACGGTCGCGGCTGCGTGGGAACTGGGCGTGCGGCATTTCGGCGAGAACCGCGTGGAAGAAGCCGAGGCCAAGATTCCCGCCGTCAACACCCTGCTCGGCGTGGCGGGCCAGCGCCCCACCTGGCACATGGTCGGCCACATCCAGAGCCGCAAGGCCAGGGACGTCGTCCGCCTGTTTGACTTCGTCCATTCCGTGGATAGCGCCAAACTGGTCGCGGAACTGGACAAGCGCGCTGCAGCCGCTGGCCGTGTCCTGCCGTGCCTGCTGGAAATCAACACATCGGGCGAGGCGAGCAAGTACGGCGTCGCGGGCGACAGGGGGCCATCCGATGCCGACCAGGCCGCGGCGGTGCTGGCCGTGGCCGAGGCGTTGGCGCGGGCGGCGCATCTGCAGGCGCGGGGCCTGATGACCCTGGGCCCGCTGGCCGCGCCCGAATCGCACGTGCGTCGCTGCTTCCAGACCCTGGGGCACTGGCGGGAGTTCCTGGCCGAGCGCGTGCCCCAGGCTCAGTGGGAACACCTGTCCATGGGCATGTCCGACGACTTTGCGATCGCCGTGGAAGAGGGGGCCACCATCGTCCGCATCGGCAGGGCCATATTCCAGAGCAGTTCCTAG
- a CDS encoding YggT family protein — protein sequence MPIVYNFIRLLFNLLSLAILARVILSWFNVNPFHPVVSFLDQITEPILGPLRRVIPPIGMIDITPIVALVLLQVIETILLSLVQSV from the coding sequence ATGCCTATCGTGTACAACTTCATCCGACTTCTGTTCAATCTCTTGAGCCTCGCCATTCTGGCCCGCGTCATCCTGTCGTGGTTCAACGTCAACCCGTTCCATCCCGTCGTCTCGTTCCTGGACCAGATTACCGAGCCGATTCTCGGTCCGCTGCGCCGCGTTATCCCGCCCATCGGAATGATTGACATCACGCCCATTGTTGCCTTGGTCCTGTTGCAGGTGATAGAGACGATTCTGCTTTCCCTAGTCCAAAGTGTCTAG
- a CDS encoding YggU family protein encodes MRLGLNPLDIIQREGDIVFHVRVTPNAKRDEIVGLAQGALKVKLAAPPVEGAANEALIKFLAERLGVRAAQVEIIAGHTARLKRVRVAGISADEAFRRLGA; translated from the coding sequence ATGAGGCTAGGGCTAAATCCGTTGGACATCATTCAGCGCGAAGGGGACATTGTCTTCCATGTGCGGGTTACGCCGAACGCCAAGCGCGATGAGATTGTCGGCCTTGCCCAGGGCGCGCTGAAGGTGAAACTGGCCGCGCCGCCGGTGGAGGGCGCGGCGAACGAGGCGCTGATCAAGTTCCTCGCCGAGCGCCTGGGGGTCCGCGCCGCGCAGGTGGAGATCATCGCCGGCCACACGGCCAGGCTCAAGAGGGTTCGGGTCGCCGGCATCTCCGCCGACGAGGCCTTCCGGCGGCTGGGGGCCTGA